The genomic interval AAAGGTGTTAATTGTTTAGGGGAGTAGAACACTATCTCAAATTGGTAAGCAGACAGCCAACCCTAAAAACCGGTACTTCATGTAGGCACTTCATGTGCAGGCTTCTTAAGCAATATACCTCGCAGTTGCAATGTACAGAGGAAAACAAGATCACACCAGACCGGACTCTCCATTTTAATTCGGAGCCGAAAACTGGAACAACCAGCTGTTTCAGGAAAAGGATGTCGGGACCCACCTTGTCCACGCGTGTCAACCGCTTATTTTGCATGGCTCCTCACACCACTTTACCGCACCTCTAATATAAAAGTCTTGGAGCTCTCATCTTTGTTTTCATACCTTTAAGCGGTTTCTCTTTCACTCTCTCCCTACAGTTTCTACAGTCCGTAGCTGATTTTTCTGTAACCGGTTCACTTTTACATGGCGGTCCGTCACTCTGCGTCTCTCGTCAGCCCTGCTGTGCTGCTAATTGTACTATTGTTACTTGATGCTAGTGGAGGAGGTCGAGCTGCTAGGCTGGACCTGTGGGATTCATCGATTCGAATGCCAACAGAGAAGGATGAACCGGAAGATCCTGACAAAGAACTTGGCACCCGATGGGCGGTTCTCGTGGCTGGTTCGTCTAGCTACGGAAATTATAGGCATCAGGTTTctcccccccctctctctctctctctctctctctgttttcttctcTAACACTAGCTAGGAAGCTTAAAATTCAGCTATTTGGGTTAAATTAAATGAGGAATTATACTTGGAATGTAAGTGCAGGCGGACGTATGTCATGCGTATCAGTTGTTAAGGAAAGGTGGGCTGAAAGAGGAAAACATAGTAGTTTTTATGTACGATGATATTGCAGCCCACCCATTGAATCCGAGACCCGGGATCATCATAAATCATCCGCAAGGTGATGATGTCTATGCTGGAGTGCCTAAGGTaccttttaatttctttcttggtCACggaatattctttggcatataTATAGGATCATCCACTCACTTGTAAAAAGATGTAATTAGCAAGGCTCTTGTTAACAATTGTTCCCATTGCACTGTTGAAACGCGATTGATGTTTTCCAAGCGTTTTGCTCAAATTACCCTTTAAGActaatatacacacacacgcataCTGCCATGTCATGAGTTCAATTAAAAATGAAGTCTTGCGCGTAAAGTTAATACTAGGTTCATATGTAATATTTGAGAACCCCAGGGTTGCCCAAGTAGTGAAGGCCTTGGTATTTGAGTATTACATCAAGGTCTAAGGTTCACGGCAAATAATCCTTTAGGGTGACACTCTTTGGTGAAAATTCGGTGATTTAACCAGTtctagagaaattttcgaggtGCGGTGCACAGGACCGATGTTTACTTTGCAGGGGTGTGGCCCTATCCTGAAGAGGtttcccgacataaaaaaaataaaaaataaaaaacaaataataataataatactttagCACCTCTGCTTCAGCCTTCTTACTGGATCATTTTTGTGTGGATATGTATAAATACCATTGTGCTAATATGATATCTTAGAGCTATTAAATTGTTTGGTAGTGCTGATCACATGGGATGATCGTGACAGGATTACACTGGTGAGCATGTCACTGCAGAAAATCTGTATGCAGTGCTTCTGGGTGACAAGAAGGCCGTGAAAGGTGGGAGTGGGAAGGTTGTAGATAGCAAACCTAATGATAGGATCTTTTTGTATTACTCTGATCATGGAGGCCCAGGAGTTCTGGGTGAGTTTAATGCAATTTCAATAAATTCATTTCCCATTTTGGATGCTGCATATATCTTGATCAGTAACAAAAAGATGGGGAAAAAGTTGGGAGGTAATAGACCATAGctgatttttcatttggttgTAGGGATGCCAAATATGCCTTTCCTTTATGCCATGGATTTTATCgatgttttgaagaaaaaacatGCATCTGGAACCTACAAAGAGATGGTAACGAGAATTCTCTTCctttttaaaactcaaatgatgatatatatatatatatatatatgcatatattgaTGGTGATTAAAGGGTAGAATTGTGGTGGGACCAGGTCTTGTATATTGAAGCATGTGAGAGTGGGAGTGTCTTCGAAGGCATAATGCCCAAAgatcttaatatatatgtaacaacAGCTTCAAATGCACAAGAGAGTAGCTGGGGAACTTATTGTCCTGGCATGcaacctcctcctcctccagaGTACCTCACTTGCTTGGGAGATTTGTATAGTGTTGCTTGGATGGAGGACAGGTACGTTCTGCTGCATTTAGAAAAACATTGCAAACCAAAAAGGCCGGTGGCGAATTTGGGGATTCTTTGTTATAGAGATTCGACAAGTTAGACAGGGTTGCAATCATCTGGCCATATATTGGAAGGATGAGTGAGAGTTTTAGATATGCATTATAGGTTTCATTAAAAGCAAATACAAGTTCAGAAATACAAACATTTGAATTCTTGAGCTTTCTAGCCGTGACTGACAGACTGAGGAGATAAGTTTTAATGTTCGTGCACAACAAAAATTGCCACAAATTATCATTCAGTGTAGAAATTCATTCACTCATGCATCCCATGGGTAGTGCTTAGTTTTTTGGATTGGCATATGATTGTATCTTCTTTACTTGCATGGAATTGAAATTGAATTGTACTTGTTAATTGTGCAGCGAGACTCACAACCTCAAGAAAGAAACAATAGAACAACAATACCAGTCggtaagattttttcttttattttttacttaaatctTTTAGGCCATATATTCGGGTCAGCATCTTTTCGCCGGCCATTTTACCTTTGATATTTACTTGAATCTTATTTCGTGCAGGTAAAGAATCGTACCTCCAATTTCAACATTTCCAATGCTGGGTCTCACGTGATGGAATATGGAAATAGCAGCATCAAAGATGAGAAGCTTTATTTGTATCAAGGTTTTGATCCTGCCACTGTGAACTTCCCTCCATATAATGGCCATCTGCGTTCTCGCATGGAAGTTGTTAACCAGAGAGATGCAGAGCTTATCTTCCTGTGGCAGATGGTAAGCTTCAGCATCTTACCTTCTTTGGTGGATAAAACTCTTGTTAATCTGAAAAGTGATCCAAGTTACCTGACcaaatttgtttttatcatctaatagtacaaaaattcagaaaatgGGTCAAAACAGAAGGAAGAAATTCTCAAGCAAATCACAGAGACAACGAGGCATAGAGCTCATTTAGATGGGAGCATGGAATTGATTGGATCATTTCTATATGGACCACATAAAGGTTCTTCCATCCTTAATTCCGTGAGAGAATCCGGTATGCCGCTTGTCGATGATTGGAGATGCTTGAAATCAACGGTAAACAATACATTTTGCACATGATTTTGCCCCTTAAAGTTGTTATATATGCAATCTCATCACTCATCTTCAATTTGACCGCAGGTTCGGTTGTTCGAGACATACTGTGGCTCATTAACACAATATGGTATGAAACTGATGCGTGCCTTCGCCAACATTTGCAACAGTGGTGTTTCCCAGACCTTGGTGGAGGAAGCTTGTATGGCTGCTTGTAATGGCCATGAGCCGGGCCAATTACATCCTGTCGATCTAGGTTATAGTGCTTGATTGCATAATATGATGCCAGTCTTAGTTATATGGTAAAAAGCCCTACACTTTCAAAATGATAAGTTATCCTCGTTTATAAATACGTCAATTTCCACTTGGCCGAATTTGGACTCAAACCCATGCGGGAGAACAATCTCAGTGTCTttgtcgtttggattcgaagatgaattgagatgggttgtgaatagtagtgagatttatgagtttaagtTGTTGAATAgcagtgaatagtagtgagatgagttaagatgaattgagatggactgtgaatacaaacggCCTAAATTGAAATTGATGCTACTTTTAGCACTGCCAGTACATGAATGCCTGCTGCCGAACGAAGACATGCAGAGAATATCACTCGTGTTTTTTTTGGGTAAttagtaaattatattaaagGAAAAGGAATTGGCATTAGCCAATTCTTGGTAAATCATCATACGCATAAGCATTGCACAGTAATCAGCAAAGCTGTCTTGGTAAATCAACTCTTGGCGTTGATCAATCTCAACCGCAAACCATGTTATAAAACAAGGCAATTATCATTTATGCGGATACTAGACGCGAGGGGAAGAAAAAACTGAACTTGACAACAGCATGCAATTCGGCAGCATTTCCAAAGTCAATTACAGGACAAACCAGCAGCAAGCATACTTGACAGTGCCAGCAAACCGCAAAAGACACTGCAGCGCTCATCAATGGACAACTTCAAGACAAAACACTAAAGTAATTGCAATATTAAGATgagaaatttttcatttagatgaaaatttaaaatattattttttaaaattattattattttgtaatttaaaaaagttgaattcggatttgaaaaaattgaattatttattatattttgtttagaaatttgaaaaagttgtgatGATGAGacgagatgggatgagatgagatgaaaatttttgtctCATCCCACTTGCCAAACCTATCAATATAGCAACAAACTGATCAATATTGGACAATTGAAAAAGCTCAGCAACACATCATCAGGAGTAGGGGTGAGTTCGGTCCGATCCCAGGAGGTTTtgtggaccggaccagacctaTTCGGTCCAGGGTTTTCCAGACCGAACAGCCTAAGGACTGGTCCGGTCCtgtcggtccattcggtccaacttttttttttttcaaattgattaataaaaaaatttatttaaaatactactttaaaattaagtaacttattaaatgaaaattacataataaattgtacaattattaatatatactagcaTTATATATTAGagttatacattaaagaatataataatacattgatctaaatatatatagttatagacttagtACCAATACTATAACTAACAACTATACTAGTAGTATCACTAATatactatatgttagtgataaattGGTAATacactactaatactatattaaataatactctatgaagttatagtgatttaatatgtTAACTATtctaatactattataaatttatacatatactataatttatactataactcttataatagttaatatattaatatatactagtactatatattatagttatacattaaagaataatatattaataattaattatatacaattatttatataaataataaaatatatttatatttttttaaattttcatttgatcCGATCTGGTCCGATCCGGTTTGGGATGAAA from Juglans regia cultivar Chandler chromosome 2, Walnut 2.0, whole genome shotgun sequence carries:
- the LOC109011344 gene encoding vacuolar-processing enzyme, which produces MAVRHSASLVSPAVLLIVLLLLDASGGGRAARLDLWDSSIRMPTEKDEPEDPDKELGTRWAVLVAGSSSYGNYRHQADVCHAYQLLRKGGLKEENIVVFMYDDIAAHPLNPRPGIIINHPQGDDVYAGVPKDYTGEHVTAENLYAVLLGDKKAVKGGSGKVVDSKPNDRIFLYYSDHGGPGVLGMPNMPFLYAMDFIDVLKKKHASGTYKEMVLYIEACESGSVFEGIMPKDLNIYVTTASNAQESSWGTYCPGMQPPPPPEYLTCLGDLYSVAWMEDSETHNLKKETIEQQYQSVKNRTSNFNISNAGSHVMEYGNSSIKDEKLYLYQGFDPATVNFPPYNGHLRSRMEVVNQRDAELIFLWQMYKNSENGSKQKEEILKQITETTRHRAHLDGSMELIGSFLYGPHKGSSILNSVRESGMPLVDDWRCLKSTVRLFETYCGSLTQYGMKLMRAFANICNSGVSQTLVEEACMAACNGHEPGQLHPVDLGYSA